In Choloepus didactylus isolate mChoDid1 chromosome 6, mChoDid1.pri, whole genome shotgun sequence, one DNA window encodes the following:
- the LOC119537688 gene encoding E3 ubiquitin-protein ligase XIAP-like — protein sequence MTFNSFEGSKTGVPADINKDEEFVEEYNRLKTFVNFPSSSPVSASTLARAGFLYTGEGDTVRCFSCHVAVDRWQYGDSAVGRHRKVSPNCRFINGFYFENNAAQSTNPGIQNGQYKVENCPGNRNPFVLDRPSETHADYLLRTGQVVDISDTIYPRNPAMCSEEARLKSFQNWPDYAHLTPRELASAGLYYTGINDQVQCFCCGGKLKNWEPCDRAWSEHRRHFPNCFFVLGRNVNTRSESDVVSSDRNFPNSSNPPRNPAMADYEARILTFGTWIYSVNKEQLARAGFYALGEGDKVKCFHCGGGLTDWKPSEDPWEQHAKWYPGCKYLVEEKGQEYINNIHLTHSLEESLGRTAEKTPSLTERIDDTIFQNSMVQEAIRMGFSFRDIKKIMEEKIQTSGSNYKSLEFLIADLVSDQKGNSQDESSETSLQKEISTEEQLRHLQEEKLCKICMDRNIAVVFIPCGHLVTCKQCAEAVDKCPMCYTVITFKQKIFMS from the coding sequence ATGACTTTTAACAGTTTTGAAGGATCTAAAACTGGTGTGCCTGCAGACATCAATAAGGATGAAGAATTTGTAGAAGAGTATAAtagattaaaaacatttgttaatTTCCCAAGTAGTAGTCCTGTTTCAGCATCAACACTGGCACGAGCCGGTTTTCTTTATACTGGGGAAGGAGATACTGTGCGGTGTTTTAGTTGTCATGTTGCAGTAGATAGATGGCAATATGGAGACTCTGCAGTTGGAAGACACAGGAAAGTATCTCCAAATTGCAGATTTATCAATGGcttttattttgagaataatgCTGCACAGTCGACAAATCCTGGGATCCAAAATGGTCAGTACAAAGTTGAAAACTGTCCAGGAAACAGAAATCCTTTTGTTTTAGACAGGCCATCTGAGACTCATGCAGACTATCTTTTGAGAACCGGACAAGTTGTAGATATATCAGACACCATATACCCGAGGAACCCTGCCATGTGTAGTGAAGAAGCGAGATTAAAGTCATTTCAGAACTGGCCAGACTATGCTCATTTAACCCCAAGAGAGTTAGCTAGCGCTGGACTTTACTACACAGGTATTAATGATCAAGTACAGTGCTTTTGTTGTGgtggaaaactgaaaaattggGAACCCTGTGATCGTGCATGGTCAGAACACAGGCGACACTTTCCTAATTGCTTCTTTGTTTTGGGCCGAAATGTTAATACTCGAAGTGAATCTGATGTCGTGAGTTCTGATAGGAATTTCCCAAATTCATCAAATCCTCCAAGAAATCCAGCCATGGCGGATTATGAAGCACGGATCCTTACTTTTGGGACATGGATATACTCAGTTAACAAGGAGCAGCTTGCAAGAGCTGGATTTTATGCTTTAGGTGAAGGTGATAAAGTAAAGTGCTTTCACTGTGGAGGAGGGCTAACTGATTGGAAGCCCAGTGAAGACCCTTGGGAACAACATGCTAAGTGGTATCCAGGGTGTAAATATCTGgtagaagagaaggggcaagaatatataaacaatattCATTTAACCCATTCACTTGAGGAGTCTCTGGGAAGAACTGCTGAAAAAACACCATCACTAACTGAAAGAATTGATGATacaattttccaaaattctatgGTACAAGAAGCTATACGAATGGGATTCAGTTTCAGggacattaagaaaataatggaggaaaaaattcaGACATCTGGGAGCAACTATAAATCACTTGAGTTTCTGATTGCAGATCTAGTGAGTGATCAGAAAGGCAATTCACAAGATGAATCAAGTGAGACTTCATTGCAGAAAGAGATTAGTACTGAAGAGCAACTAAGGCACCTACAAGAGGAGAAGCTTTGCAAAATCTGTATGGATAGAAATATTGCTGTAGTTTTTATTCCTTGTGGACATCTGGTCACTTGTAAACAGTGTGCTGAAGCAGTTGACAAATGTCCCATGTGCTACACAGTCATCACTTTCAAGCAGAAAATTTTTATGTCTTAA
- the LOC119538545 gene encoding olfactory receptor 10Q1-like: MLAWNTVLNHSDPTEFVFPVFTAVRELQPLLFLLFLILYLMILCGNTAIVWVVSTHSSLHTPMYLFLCNLSFLEICYTSAVVPLMLSNILGAQKPISLAGCGAQMFFFVTLGSTDCFLLAAMAYDRYVALCHPLRYALLMTRRLCIRMAVAALGLALFLSLQLTALIFTLPFCGRRREINHFLCDVPPVLRLACADIHVHQAVLYAVGILVLTVPFLLICVSYVLITFAILRIRSAEGHHQAFSTCSSHLTVVLLQYGCCSLVYLRPRSSTLEDEDRQIALVYTFVTPLLNLIYTLANKDVKGALKKAIFVKAASDTD; this comes from the coding sequence ATGCTTGCTTGGAACACTGTCCTCAACCATTCCGACCCCACTGAGTTTGTATTCCCTGTGTTCACTGCTGTCCGGGAACTCCagcctctcctcttcctcctcttcctcatcctCTACTTGATGATCCTTTGCGGCAACACCGCCATCGTCTGGGTGGTGAGCACACACAGCTCCCTGCACACCCCAATGTATCTCTTCCTGTGCAATCTGTCTTTCCTGGAGATCTGCTACACCTCCGCTGTGGTGCCCTTGATGCTTTCCAACATTTTAGGTGCCCAGAAGCCCATTTCTTTGGCTGGCTGTGGGGCCCAAATGTTCTTCTTTGTCACCCTGGGCAGCACCGACTGCTTTCTCTTGGCAGCGATGGCGTATGATCGCTACGTGGCCCTCTGCCACCCGCTGCGCTACGCCCTCCTCATGACCCGGAGGCTGTGCATCCGGATGGCGGTTGCCGCCCTGGGCCTGGCGCTCTTCCTCTCGCTGCAGCTCACGGCCTTAATCTTCACCCTGCCCTTCTGCGGGCGCCGGCGGGAAATCAACCACTTCCTCTGTGACGTGCCTCCTGTCCTGCGCCTGGCCTGTGCTGACATCCACGTGCACCAGGCCGTCCTCTATGCCGTGGGCATCCTCGTGCTGACCGTCCCCTTCCTACTTATCTGCGTCTCCTACGTGCTCATCACCTTCGCCATCCTACGCATCCGCTCTGCCGAGGGCCACCACCAGGcattctccacctgctcctcccacctcacGGTGGTCCTGCTGCAGTACGGCTGCTGCAGCCTGGTCTACCTGCGCCCCCGCTCCAGCACCTTGGAGGATGAGGATCGCCAAATAGCCCTGGTCTACACCTTTGTCACCCCCTTACTCAATCTGATTTATACCCTTGCGAACAAGGATGTCAAAGGTGCCCTGAAAAAGGCCATCTTTGTCAAGGCAGCCTCTGACACCGATTGA